CTGGGCGGCGAGGTCCTCGGCCCGGCGGCGCAACCGGACCGTCTGCATCGCCGCGGCGGCCTGCCGGGCCAGGTCGTCCAGCAGCCGGCGATCGCGGGCGTCGAACGTCTCGCCCGGCGCCCGCGGCGCGACCAGGAGTGCGCCGAGCCGCTCACCGCCGTGGGTGAGCGGCAGGGTGACCGGGTCCGGCGCCGGGGTGCCGCTCGACGCCAGGGTCGCACCGCCGGGGGCGACGATCGCGACGTACGGCGACCGGATCGCCACCCGCGCCGAGCGGGCCAGCAGCGGCAGCACCTCCTCGGGCTCGGCGTTGTCCGCCAGCCGCCGGGCGAGCACGGTCAGCGCCACGTACGGATCGTCACGCTGCCCGTAGACGATCCGGTTGGCCCCGGCCTGCAACCGGCGCCGCACCGGTTCGACCAGGACCGCCACCACCACCGCGCCGAGCACGTCCACCGTCCGCCCGGTCCACGCCACCACGCCCGCGTAGACGGCGGTCAGCACCACGGTCAGCCCGCCGTAGACGATCGCCCGGTTCAGCACCGGGTCGAGATCCCACAGCCGGTGCCGCAGCACCGCCCGGGCGAGGGCGAGCGGAACCAGGCAGAAGAGCGCCCCGAGGGTGAACATGGTGAGCGCCGCGTAGAGCACCGTCCCGCGCGGCGACCGGAGGACCGCGAGGTGCCCGAGCAGCGCCACGACCGCGAAACCGCCGATCGCCACGGCGAGGGCGGCGGCCACCCACTTCGTCTGCTGCCGCTGCGCCCGGGTGGAGACCCGCCGGTACCGGTACACCTGCGCGCCGACCCCACCGGCCACCCAGGCGAGTACGAGCAGCAGGTCGACGACCTCCGGGATGCGGATGCCGAAGGCCAGCAGGGTCTCGCTCACCACCACGTGCGCGGCCAGCACGGCGAACAGCCAGCCGGTCCAGCGCGGCACGAACCGCCCGTCCGGGAAGTAGAAGAGCAGGCCGAAGAAGCCGACGAAGGCCACGATGTCCAGTGCCTCCCCGGCCGCGGCCGGC
Above is a genomic segment from Actinoplanes ianthinogenes containing:
- a CDS encoding GAF domain-containing sensor histidine kinase; this translates as MRIVPARTALLTLAALGLAAYTAALPSAYRRAGSLDPSLVDNPAAMRAGLAAWGLTTSAYATAWVGGLTVVAAVFLGVGVLIVLRRPGDRTALLVAGVLIAFGTIWPNTVPAPDWPPVPAAAGEALDIVAFVGFFGLLFYFPDGRFVPRWTGWLFAVLAAHVVVSETLLAFGIRIPEVVDLLLVLAWVAGGVGAQVYRYRRVSTRAQRQQTKWVAAALAVAIGGFAVVALLGHLAVLRSPRGTVLYAALTMFTLGALFCLVPLALARAVLRHRLWDLDPVLNRAIVYGGLTVVLTAVYAGVVAWTGRTVDVLGAVVVAVLVEPVRRRLQAGANRIVYGQRDDPYVALTVLARRLADNAEPEEVLPLLARSARVAIRSPYVAIVAPGGATLASSGTPAPDPVTLPLTHGGERLGALLVAPRAPGETFDARDRRLLDDLARQAAAAMQTVRLRRRAEDLAAQLQTSRERLVAAREEERRRVRRELHDGLGPALAAQALQVEAAHDLVRRRPEQAESLLAEVLARGADAVAEVRRIARGLRPPALDELGLAGAVRQAAADLAPSVRVAVVTTDVPVLPAAVEVAAYAIVREALTNVVRHAAARHAEVHLTTAGPLLMVEILDDGRGLTGAPPGVGRTSMRERAQELGGRCTVTTRPGGGVHVAVCLPLIPEAADGPD